The Pangasianodon hypophthalmus isolate fPanHyp1 chromosome 2, fPanHyp1.pri, whole genome shotgun sequence genome window below encodes:
- the LOC113545897 gene encoding zinc finger protein 850-like isoform X2 — protein sequence MSSGSLHSSVTGVRVERKSHHCSQCGKSFSQKTKLKKHQLTHAGEKLYRCSQCERTFTKQNNLQRHQHIHSGEKPYQCSDCGKSFTQRGNLQKHQRIHTGDKPYHCSECGKRFSQQTGLQVHQRIHTGEKPYHCLECGKSFSNQSNLQHHQRIHTGEKPYQCSQCGKSFTQRGNLQVHLHIHTGEKPYHCLECGKSFRHSSNLQQHQRIHTGEKPYQCSDCGRRFMLKFNLQEHQRVHTGEKPYFCSECGKSFNTHRNFQKHQLVHAEDKPYLCSQCGKSFPQKNKLKRHQLIHAEEKPYHCAECGKGFTEKNKFKIHQRIHAGEKLYCCSECGKSFNYHCSLQRHKRIHSGEKPYECCDCGMSFTQSNHLQQHRRIHTGEKPFHCSQCGKNFRREEALQAHQRIHTGEKPYQCSDCGKSFTESSRLIKHQRAHIGEKPYKCLECGKGFTESSRLVKHQRIHTGEKPYHCLQCGKSFRREDNLQLHQRIHTGEKPYQCSQCGKSFTQRSTLQLHLYIHTGEKPYHCSDCGKSFRHSSNLQQHQRIHTGEKPYQCSECAKSFTQRSNLQQHQRIHTGEKPYCCSECGKSFIQKFNLQAHQRVHTGEKPYFCSECGKSFSTHRIFQRHKHIYTAENEDTLQFSPESVEMN from the exons ATGTCGTCGGGTTCTCTGCACTCGTCAGTGACTGGTGTTCGTGTGGAGAGAAAAAGTCACCACTGCTCACAATGTGGGAAAAGTTTCAGTCAAAAGACCAAGTTAAAAAAACACCAGCTGACTCACGCAGGAGAGAAGCTGTATCGGTGCTCACAGTGCGAGAGGACTTTTACTAAACAGAATAATCTCCAGAGACACCAGCACATTCActcaggagagaagccgtaccaGTGTTCAGACTGCGGGAAGAGTTTTACACAGAGAGGTAATCTTCAGAAACACCAGCGCATCCACACTGGAGATAAACCGTATCACTGCTCCGAGTGTGGGAAACGTTTCAGTCAGCAGACTGGTCTCCAGGtgcaccagcgcattcacacgggAGAGAAGCCCTATCACTGCCtggagtgtgggaagagtttcagTAACCAGAGTAATCTACAACACCACCaacgcattcacacaggagagaagccgtatcagtgctcGCAGTGTGGGAAGAGCTTCACACAGAGGGGTAACCTCCAGGTTCATctgcacattcacacaggagagaagccgtatcactgcctGGAGTGCGGGAAGAGTTTCAGACATAGCAGTAATCTCCAGCagcaccagcgcattcacacaggagagaagccgtatcagtgctcAGACTGTGGAAGGCGCTTTATGCTAAAGTTTAATCTCCAGGAACACCAACGCgttcacactggagagaaaccGTATTTCTGCTCGGAGTGTGGGAAGAGCTTTAATACACACCGAAATTTTCA AAAACACCAGCTTGTTCATGCAGAAGACAAGCCGTATCTCTGCTcgcagtgtgggaagagtttccCTCAAAAGAATAAGCTCAAGAGACACCAGCTGATTCACGCAgaagagaagccgtatcactgtgCAGAGTGTGGGAAAGGTTTCACTGAAAAGAATAAGTTCAAAATACACCAGCGTATTCACGCAGGAGAGAAGTTGTACTGCTGCTCGGAGTGTGGTAAAAGCTTTAATTACCACTGTAGTCTCCAGCGACACAAGCGCATTCACTCAGGAGAGAAACCATATGAGTGCTGCGACTGTGGGATGAGTTTTACACAGAGCAATCATCTCCAGCAGCACCGACGCATTCACACAGGGGAGAAGCCGTTTCACTGTTCGCAGTGTGGGAAAAACTTCAGGCGGGAGGAAGCTCTCCAAGcgcaccagcgcattcacacaggagaaaagccGTATCAGTGCTCAGACTGTGGGAAGAGCTTTACTGAGAGCAGTCGTCTCATAAAACATCAGCGCGCTCACataggagagaagccgtataaGTGCTTAGAGTGTGGAAAAGGTTTTACTGAGAGCAGTCGTCTCGTaaaacaccagcgcattcacacaggagagaagccgtatcactgcttacagtgtgggaagagcttTCGTCGAGAGGACAATCTCCAGttacaccagcgcattcacacaggagagaagccgtatcagtgctcGCAATGTGGGAAGAGCTTTACACAAAGGAGTACTCTTCAGCTCCATCTctacattcacacaggagagaagccgtatcactgctcagacTGCGGGAAGAGTTTCAGACATAGCAGTAATCTCCAGCagcaccagcgcattcacacgggagagaagccgtatcagtgctcCGAGTGTGCGAAGAGTTTTACACAGAGGAGTAACCTCCAACagcaccagcgcattcacacaggagagaagccatacTGCTGCTCCGaatgtgggaagagttttataCAAAAGTTTAATCTTCAAGCACACCAACGCgttcacactggagagaaaccGTATTTCTGCTCGGAGTGTGGAAAGAGCTTTAGTACACACAGAATTTTTCAGCGACACAAGCACATTTACACAGCGGAGAATGAAGACACGCTGCAGTTTTCACCAGAAAGTGTGGAAATGAACTAG
- the LOC113545897 gene encoding gastrula zinc finger protein XlCGF26.1-like isoform X1: protein MKSDKHIHENLILTRRSSSHKMSSDSLPSSVNSVSVEREVHHCSQCGKSFSQNSYLRKHQLVHAEDKPYLCSQCGKSFPQKNKLKRHQLIHAEEKPYHCAECGKGFTEKNKFKIHQRIHAGEKLYCCSECGKSFNYHCSLQRHKRIHSGEKPYECCDCGMSFTQSNHLQQHRRIHTGEKPFHCSQCGKNFRREEALQAHQRIHTGEKPYQCSDCGKSFTESSRLIKHQRAHIGEKPYKCLECGKGFTESSRLVKHQRIHTGEKPYHCLQCGKSFRREDNLQLHQRIHTGEKPYQCSQCGKSFTQRSTLQLHLYIHTGEKPYHCSDCGKSFRHSSNLQQHQRIHTGEKPYQCSECAKSFTQRSNLQQHQRIHTGEKPYCCSECGKSFIQKFNLQAHQRVHTGEKPYFCSECGKSFSTHRIFQRHKHIYTAENEDTLQFSPESVEMN from the coding sequence ATGAAGTCAGACAAGCATATCCATGAGAATCTGATCCTCACTCGAAGGTCCAGTAGTCACAAAATGTCGTCTGATTCTTTGCCTTCATCGGTTAACAGTGTTAGTGTGGAGAGGGAAGTtcatcactgctcacagtgtgggaagagtttcagTCAGAACAGTTATCTCAGAAAACACCAGCTTGTTCATGCAGAAGACAAGCCGTATCTCTGCTcgcagtgtgggaagagtttccCTCAAAAGAATAAGCTCAAGAGACACCAGCTGATTCACGCAgaagagaagccgtatcactgtgCAGAGTGTGGGAAAGGTTTCACTGAAAAGAATAAGTTCAAAATACACCAGCGTATTCACGCAGGAGAGAAGTTGTACTGCTGCTCGGAGTGTGGTAAAAGCTTTAATTACCACTGTAGTCTCCAGCGACACAAGCGCATTCACTCAGGAGAGAAACCATATGAGTGCTGCGACTGTGGGATGAGTTTTACACAGAGCAATCATCTCCAGCAGCACCGACGCATTCACACAGGGGAGAAGCCGTTTCACTGTTCGCAGTGTGGGAAAAACTTCAGGCGGGAGGAAGCTCTCCAAGcgcaccagcgcattcacacaggagaaaagccGTATCAGTGCTCAGACTGTGGGAAGAGCTTTACTGAGAGCAGTCGTCTCATAAAACATCAGCGCGCTCACataggagagaagccgtataaGTGCTTAGAGTGTGGAAAAGGTTTTACTGAGAGCAGTCGTCTCGTaaaacaccagcgcattcacacaggagagaagccgtatcactgcttacagtgtgggaagagcttTCGTCGAGAGGACAATCTCCAGttacaccagcgcattcacacaggagagaagccgtatcagtgctcGCAATGTGGGAAGAGCTTTACACAAAGGAGTACTCTTCAGCTCCATCTctacattcacacaggagagaagccgtatcactgctcagacTGCGGGAAGAGTTTCAGACATAGCAGTAATCTCCAGCagcaccagcgcattcacacgggagagaagccgtatcagtgctcCGAGTGTGCGAAGAGTTTTACACAGAGGAGTAACCTCCAACagcaccagcgcattcacacaggagagaagccatacTGCTGCTCCGaatgtgggaagagttttataCAAAAGTTTAATCTTCAAGCACACCAACGCgttcacactggagagaaaccGTATTTCTGCTCGGAGTGTGGAAAGAGCTTTAGTACACACAGAATTTTTCAGCGACACAAGCACATTTACACAGCGGAGAATGAAGACACGCTGCAGTTTTCACCAGAAAGTGTGGAAATGAACTAG
- the LOC117599270 gene encoding zinc finger protein 850-like: MSHIPRTRRRRAAVLLIDELSSPTLLIIFPFRYFSQGFTSTLPSAQAQGTPGGPTRMKSDMIKCENLEPPDSSSGHQSSSGTFHTNTSHRQVQKEIHHCSQCGKSFSRKSYLRQHQRSHTGEKPYRCSLCGNSFAYVCNLQRHQRIHTGEKPHQCSQCEKSFIESDSLIKHQRTHTGAKPYQCVECGKSFTQRSNFQQHLRIHTGDKPHHCSECGKSFRQRTSLQVHQRIHTGEKPYYCTECGKHFTRQSDLLRHQRIHTGEKPYQCSQCEKSFSDQGNLRQHQRIHTGEKPYQCLECGKRFSNHRNFQQHQRIHTGEKPYHCSQCGKSFSQKSHVNRHQRIHTGEKPYQCSECGKKFTCQSHLQRHQRIHAGEKPFQCSHCEKKFSERRLLINHLRVHTGEKPYQCSECGMSFTQKSNLQKHQRIHTGDKPYHCLVCGRSFTQKSTLQIHERIHTGEKPYYCSHCAMNFTTLSNLRKHQRIHTGEKPYHCSECGKSFTQKSTLQIHQRIHTGEKPYYCSHCAMSFTTMSDLQKHQRIHTGDKPYHCLECGKSFTQKSTLQIHKRIHTGEKPYYCSQCEMIFTTLSNLRQHQRIHTGDKPYHCSECGKSFRTHRNFQQHKHIYTAENEDMLQFSAKCENYLRGVLSPPVVLFPTHHSFFSTRISRVLTMMKAEEIKCEDLEPVESCSSEQISDTFQTNISHRRVQKEIHHCSLCGKRFTRKTYLRQHQRIHTGEKPYHCSQCGKSFSQKSHVKQHQRIHTGEKPYQCSECGKKFTCQSHLQRHQRIHAGEKPFQCSHCEKKFSERGFLVNHLRVHTGEKPYQCSECGMSFTQRSNLQKHQRIHTGDKPYHCLVCGRSFTQKSTLQIHQRIHTGEKPYYCSHCAKNFTTLSNLRKHQRIHTGEKPYHCSECGKSFRTHRNFQQHKHIYTAENEDMLQFSAESVEINYSRLRSLWTGTQNNNSNTQNNNSNTQNNNSNPQNNNSNTQNNNSNTQNNNSNTQNNNSNTQNNNSNTQNNNTNTQNNNTNTQNNNTNTQNKNSNTQNNNSNTQNNNTNTQNNNSNTQNNNSNTQNNNSNTQNNNSNTQNKNSNTQNNNSNTQNNNSNTQNNNSNTSHAAHRGLGCVMSDVLLRAFLLLIPTHPKLTSSRTSRDPTRMKSDKIISENLIPTRGSSTHQMSAGSLCSSVNGASEEKEVHRCSQCGKSFTQKSYLRRHQLIHAEEKPYQCSQCGKGFTQKCNLLQHQHIHSGEKPHQCSQCGKTFSDQRSFRQHEHTHTGEKPYPCSHCGKMFSDQARVRRHQRIHTAGKQYHCAHCGKGFSDQVRVRRHQRIHTGEKPYHCSDCGKGFTQKFNLQQHQRVHTGEKPFQCSQCGKNFNVLSNLQRHERIHSGEKPYYCSQCGKSCSDQGVFQRHQRIHTGEKPYPCSHCGKRFSDQIRVRRHQRIHTGKKPYHCSDCGKSFTQKFNLQIHQRVHTGEKPYHCSECGKSFSTHGNFQRHKHISTAEKKDMLQFSSESVEMN; the protein is encoded by the exons ATGTCCCACATTCCCAGAACTAGAAGAAGACGTGCTGCAGTGTTGCTGATTGATGAGCTGAGCTCTCCGACTCTACTAATCATCTTTCCATTCAGATATTTCTCCCAGGGTTTTACCTCCACACTTCCATCTGCTCAAGCTCAAG GAACACCAGGAGGTCCAACAAGGATGAAGTCAGACATGATTAAATGTGAGAATCTGGAACCCCCAGACAGCTCCAGTGGTCACCAAAGTTCATCTGGTACTTTCCACACTAACACCTCTCACAGACAAGTGCAGAAAGAAATTCaccactgctcacagtgtgggaagagtttcagTCGAAAGAGTTATCTCAGACAACACCAGCGAAGTCACaccggagagaagccgtatcgaTGCTCGCTGTGTGGAAATAGTTTTGCTTACGTGTGTAATCTCCAgcgacaccagcgcattcacacaggagagaagccgcaTCAGTGTTCGCAGTGTGAAAAAAGTTTTATCGAGAGTGACAGTCTCATAAAACACCAGCGAACTCATACAGGAGCAAAGCCGTATCAGTGTGTGGAGTGCGGGAAGAGTTTCACACAAAGGAGTAATTTCCAACAACACctgcgcattcacacaggagataAACCACATCACTGTTCagagtgtggaaagagttttagaCAAAGGACTTCTCTCCAGgtacaccagcgcattcacactggagagaagccgtatTACTGTACCGAGTGTGGGAAGCATTTCACTCGGCAGAGTGATCTCCTACGACATCAGCGCATCCACACTGGggagaagccgtatcagtgctcGCAGTGTGAGAAGAGTTTCAGTGACCAGGGTAATCTCCGGCAGCACCAGCGCatccacacaggagagaagccgtaccaGTGCTTGGAGTGTGGGAAGAGGTTTAGTAACCATAGAAATTTTCA ACAacatcagcgcattcacacaggagagaagccgtatcactgctcacagtgtgggaagagtttcagTCAGAAGAGTCACGTCAAtcgacaccagcgcattcacacaggagagaaaccgtatCAGTGCTCAGAGTGTGGGAAGAAGTTCACCTGCCAGAGTCACCTCCAgcgacaccagcgcattcacgcAGGAGAGAAGCCGTTTCAGTGTTCACATTGTGAGAAGAAGTTTAGTGAGAGACGTCTTCTCATAAATCATCTGCGAGTtcatacaggagagaagccgtatcagtgctcAGAGTGTGGTATGAGTTTCACGCAAAAGAGTAATCTCCAAAAACACCaacgcattcacacaggagataAACCGTATCACTGCCTAGTGTGTGGGAGGAGTTTTACACAAAAGTCCACTCTCCAAATACATGAAcgcattcacactggagagaaaccGTATTACTGCTCCCATTGTGCAATGAATTTTACTACCCTGAGTAATCTCCGaaaacaccagcgcattcatacaggagagaaaccgtatCACTGCTCGGAGTGCGGGAAGAGTTTTACACAAAAGTCTACTCTCCAGATACACCAACGCATTCACACTGGAGAAAAACCGTATTACTGCTCCCACTGTGCAATGAGTTTTACTACCATGAGTGATCTCCAaaaacaccagcgcattcacacaggagataAACCGTATCACTGCCtagagtgtgggaagagttttacacaAAAGTCTACTCTCCAAATACACAAAcgcattcacactggagagaaaccGTATTACTGCTCCCAGTGCGAAATGATTTTTACTACCCTGAGTAATCTCCGgcaacaccagcgcattcacacaggagataAACCGTATCACTGCTCGGAGTGCGGGAAGAGTTTTAGGACACACAGAAACTTTCAGCAGCACAAGCACATTTACACAGCGGAGAATGAGGACATGCTGCAATTTTCAGCAAAGTGTGAGAATT ATTTGAGGGGTGTCCTGTCTCCTCCTGTTGTCCTCTTTCCTACACATCATTCATTCTTCTCCACAAGAATATCAAGAGTTTTAACCATGATGAAAGCAGAAGAGATTAAATGTGAGGATCTGGAACCAGTGGAAAGCTGCAGTAGTGAGCAAATCTCCGATACTTTCCAAACTAACATCTCTCACAGACGAGTGCAAAAAGAAATTCACCACTGCTCACTGTGTGGGAAGCGTTTTACTCGGAAGACGTATCTCAGACAacatcagcgcattcacacaggagagaagccgtatcactgctcacagtgtgggaagagtttcagTCAGAAGAGTCACGTCAAacaacaccagcgcattcacacaggagagaaaccgtatCAGTGCTCAGAGTGTGGGAAGAAGTTCACCTGCCAGAGTCACCTCCAgcgacaccagcgcattcacgcAGGAGAGAAGCCGTTTCAGTGTTCACATTGTGAGAAGAAGTTTAGTGAGAGAGGTTTTCTCGTAAACCACCTGCGAGTtcatacaggagagaagccgtatcagtgctcAGAGTGTGGTATGAGTTTTACACAGAGGAGTAACCTCCAaaaacaccagcgcattcacacaggagataAACCGTATCACTGCCTAGTGTGTGGGAGGAGTTTTACACAAAAGTCCACTCTCCAAATACACCAAcgcattcacactggagagaaaccGTATTACTGCTCCCATTGTGCAAAGAATTTTACTACCCTGAGTAATCTCCGaaaacaccagcgcattcatacaggagagaaaccgtatCACTGCTCGGAGTGCGGGAAGAGTTTTAGGACACACAGAAACTTTCAGCAGCACAAGCACATTTACACAGCGGAGAATGAGGACATGCTGCAGTTTTCAGCAGAAAGTGTGGAAATTAACTA CTCAAG GCTGCGCTCATTGTGGACAGGGACTCAGAACAATAACTCCAACACTCAGAATAATAACTCCAACACTCAGAACAATAACTCCAACCCTCAGAATAATAACTCCAACACTCAGAACAATAACTCCAACACTCAGAACAATAACTCCAACACTCAGAACAATAACTCCAACACTCAGAACAATAACTCCAACACTCAGAATAATAACACCAACACTCAGAATAATAACACCAACACTCAGAATAATAACACCAACACTCAGAATAAAAACTCCAACACTCAGAACAATAACTCCAACACTCAgaacaataacaccaacactcaGAACAATAACTCCAACACTCAGAACAATAACTCCAACACTCAGAACAATAACTCCAACACTCAGAACAATAACTCCAACACTCAGAATAAAAACTCCAACACTCAGAATAATAACTCCAACACTCAGAACAATAACTCCAACACTCAGAACAATAACTCCAACACATCACATGCAGCACACAGGGGACTGGG ATGTGTGATGAGTGACGTCCTGTTACGAGCTTTTCTCCTGCTCATTCCTACCCATCCTAAACTTACCTCTTCAAGAACATCAAGAGATCCAACAAGGATGAAGTCAGACAAGATTATAAGTGAGAATCTGATACCCACTAGAGGGTCCAGTACTCACCAAATGTCAGCTGGGTCTTTGTGCTCATCTGTTAATGGTGCTAGTGAGGAGAAGGAAGTTCACcgctgctcacagtgtgggaagagcttCACTCAGAAGAGTTATCTCAGAAGACACCAGCTTATTCACGCAGaagagaagccgtatcagtgctcGCAGTGTGGAAAGGGTTTCACTCAAAAGTGTAATCTCCTACAGCACCAGCATATTCACTCAGGAGAGAAGCCGCAtcagtgctcacagtgtgggaagacaTTCAGTGACCAGAGGAGTTTTCGGCagcacgagcacacacacacaggagagaagccgtatccgTGCTCACACTGTGGGAAGATGTTTAGTGATCAGGCACGTGTCCGgcgacaccagcgcattcacacggCAGGGAAGCAGTATCACTGCGCACACTGTGGGAAGGGGTTCAGTGACCAGGTACGTGTCCGgcgacaccagcgcattcacacaggagagaaaccgtatcactgctcagacTGTGGGAAAGGTTTTACACAAAAGTTTAATCTCCAACAGCACCAACGTgttcacactggagagaaaccgtttcagtgctcacagtgtggCAAGAATTTTAATGTACTGAGTAATCTCCAGCGACACGAGCGCATTCACTCGGGAGAGAAGCCCTATtactgttcacagtgtggaaagagttgTAGTGACCAGGGAGTTTTTCAgcgacaccagcgcattcacacaggagagaagccgtatccgTGCTCACACTGCGGGAAGAGGTTCAGTGACCAGATCCGTGTCCGgcgacaccagcgcattcacacaggaaagaaaccgtatcactgctcagacTGCGGGAAAAGTTTTACACAAAAGTTTAATCTGCAGATACACCAACGCgttcacactggagagaaaccGTATCACTGCTCGGAGTGTGGAAAGAGCTTTAGTACACACGGAAATTTTCAGCGACACAAGCACATTTCCACAGCGGAGAAAAAAGACATGCTGCAGTTTTCATCAGAAAGTGTGGAAATGAACTAG